DNA from Fibrobacter sp. UWH6:
TCGTTCGGTCGGTATTATTCTTTGTGCAACAAAAGATAATGTTGAAGTTGAACTTTCGCTCGATGGTATTGGCAAGCCAATTGGAGTTGCTGATTATCAATTGCTGTTGCCAAAGGAAGAACTGCAGAAAGTTCTGGCTGACGAAATCAAGTCTTTCAAAGAAGTTAAACATTTAACGCATTAAGACCTTAGTTTTTTTGATGGAGAGTAGATTCCCGGTAATCGTACCCACCACGCGATCTTAGCAATAAGAGCGGACCACGGTGGGTCTTTTTTATTTGCGCAGCTTCTTGACATTTTTCAATCATTAGTGTATATTTGTGCAGTAAACATCCGTAGTTATACGCTTGTCTACGGAAAGGAGAAGTGATGGCTAGTAGTATTCAAAAACAGTTGCAGTTCCTTATGTACAGCACACCTGACGAAGATGTCAAGGTGAACGCCTTGGTGAAGGATGAAACTATTTGGCTTACGCAAAAGGCCATGGGGGAACTGTTTGGCTGTTCTTCAGACAATGTTGGATTGCATCTGAAGAATGTGTATGAAGATGGGGAACTTTCGAAGGATTCAACTACCGAGGAAATCTCGGTAGTTCAGCAAGAAGGTGCGAGATCTGTCAAAAGAAAAATAGCGTTCTACAACCTCGATGCCATCATTTCTGTAGGTTATCGCATCAGTTCTGCTCGCGCAACGCAGTTCCGCATTTGGGCGACTGGCATTCTCAAGGAATACATCCGCAAGGGTTTTGTCTTGGATGATGAACGCCTGAAGCAGGGTGAAAACGCTTTTGGCGCAGACTATTTCCGTGAATTGCTGGAACGAGTGCGTTCGATCCGAGCAAGCGAACGCAGAATTTGGCAGCAGATTACCGATATTTTTGCTGAATGCAGTTTTGATTACAATAAGGATTCCGAGGTTACCCAGGAATTCTATGCGACTGTACAGAACAAGTTCCACTTTGCGATTACTGGGCAGACCGCTGCAGAAATTGTCGCTGCTAACGCCGATGCATCCAAGGAACATATGGGACTCCAGACATGGAAAAACTCACCTGACGGTCGCGTGTTGAAAAGCGATGTCGCTATAGCCAAGAACTATCTGACCGAAAAGGAGATCAGAAGGTTGGAACGTCTTGTGAGCGGCTTTTTTGATTATGTGGAAGATTTGATTGAAAGAGAAATCCCGTTTACCATGCAACAGTTTGCTGGTGCTGTAAATGAGTTCCTGGAGTTCCGTAAGTATCAGGTTCTCGAAGGTAAGGGAAAAATTTCTCACGAGCAGGCGGAACACAAGGCCTTTGCTGAATATGATGTATTCAACAAGACGCAAAAGATTGAATCGGACTTTGACAAACTCGTGAAAAAAACGAATAAAAGACTGCGATAAGAGCGGACCACGGTGGGTGTTTTCCCAATTGCCTCCCTTTAAATAAGTCTGAAGGAAAATTGTCGAAAAAGATTTTGCTCGTAAAAACTCATTAATTTCGGATGATTTTCACATTCCAGAAATACGATGGTACCGCCCACAAGGTTCTGGGCTTGTCTTATAGAGGCGATTGCATGTTCCAGAAGTTTACGGCCAGATATTCTTTTTTCCATTGGCAGGTTAATCAATAACTTTTCTTGCGTTATTGCTTAAAAAAGAACTTTTAAAAGTTACAGGCTTTATTGTGAGTGCGTAATAGCCAACGATTTCGTGCACATCATTCAAAACACAGTAAGTGACCGATTGTTTCTTTTTGGTGAATTCAATGGCATTCTTTTTTGCCTGTGCAAGGGGTGGGCATT
Protein-coding regions in this window:
- a CDS encoding virulence RhuM family protein yields the protein MASSIQKQLQFLMYSTPDEDVKVNALVKDETIWLTQKAMGELFGCSSDNVGLHLKNVYEDGELSKDSTTEEISVVQQEGARSVKRKIAFYNLDAIISVGYRISSARATQFRIWATGILKEYIRKGFVLDDERLKQGENAFGADYFRELLERVRSIRASERRIWQQITDIFAECSFDYNKDSEVTQEFYATVQNKFHFAITGQTAAEIVAANADASKEHMGLQTWKNSPDGRVLKSDVAIAKNYLTEKEIRRLERLVSGFFDYVEDLIEREIPFTMQQFAGAVNEFLEFRKYQVLEGKGKISHEQAEHKAFAEYDVFNKTQKIESDFDKLVKKTNKRLR